In Sedimentibacter sp. MB31-C6, one genomic interval encodes:
- a CDS encoding 1-aminocyclopropane-1-carboxylate deaminase/D-cysteine desulfhydrase, producing MMKNSFYATPIQKLVKKLNENTVFIKRDDLLPFSFGGNKVRKALLFFKELESQACDCVVTYGSSSSNHCRIIANLAASQKLRCVIISPLETSKKTYNSTMMDLFCAEIINCQISEVKDTIEQKLAELEYEGYKPYFIQGGGHGNLGTKAYISAYEEIRNYELEKNIHFDYIFHTSGTGTTQAGLVCGQLINKDQRQIVGISNARKNPYGGEVVLDSVNSYMESIGLDNVSPDTINFIDDYVLDGYGAYNNEIIETIKEALIQEGIPLDTTYTGKGFWGMKEYIKRNQITGKNILFIHTGGSPLFFDDLGVLKND from the coding sequence ATGATGAAAAATAGCTTTTATGCTACACCAATCCAAAAATTAGTTAAAAAATTGAATGAAAATACTGTGTTCATTAAAAGGGATGATCTTCTTCCGTTTTCATTTGGTGGAAATAAAGTGAGAAAGGCTTTACTGTTCTTTAAAGAGCTAGAAAGTCAAGCTTGTGATTGTGTAGTTACTTATGGAAGCAGTAGTTCGAACCATTGCAGAATTATTGCAAATTTAGCAGCATCTCAAAAATTACGATGTGTTATTATATCTCCGTTGGAAACAAGTAAGAAGACATATAATAGTACAATGATGGATTTGTTTTGTGCTGAAATCATCAATTGTCAAATTTCTGAAGTAAAAGATACCATTGAGCAAAAACTAGCGGAATTAGAATACGAAGGCTATAAACCGTATTTTATTCAAGGCGGTGGACACGGTAATCTAGGTACGAAAGCATACATAAGTGCATATGAAGAAATTAGAAATTATGAATTGGAGAAAAATATTCATTTTGACTATATATTTCATACATCTGGAACAGGAACAACTCAAGCAGGACTTGTATGTGGTCAGTTAATTAATAAAGATCAAAGACAAATTGTCGGGATTAGCAATGCTAGAAAGAATCCTTATGGTGGTGAAGTTGTACTAGATAGTGTGAATAGCTATATGGAAAGTATCGGTTTAGATAATGTTAGCCCAGATACGATTAATTTTATAGACGATTACGTGCTTGATGGGTACGGCGCTTACAATAATGAAATTATTGAAACAATAAAAGAAGCATTAATTCAAGAAGGAATTCCCTTAGATACAACATATACAGGTAAAGGATTTTGGGGGATGAAAGAATACATTAAGAGAAATCAAATTACAGGAAAAAACATCTTGTTCATTCACACAGGTGGCTCTCCGCTGTTTTTTGATGATTTGGGGGTATTAAAGAATGACTAA
- a CDS encoding TRAP transporter substrate-binding protein produces the protein MKKLPIILIIALILTSLSGCGRNFAIEPAKSTSEPTEPIILKLAFNQNEEHPQYIAMKAFGESLYEKTNGKYALVIFPNEQLGSQEESIEMVQSGTIAMALVVGSLLESLNPDYSIFDLPYIFKSAEHQRDIVNDPEIVGELYESTADKGIITLAAFHAGIRNVYTDVGPIRRPRDLNNLKLRVIPSDTNLRGMRLMGGTGVGMSQGEVYSAIQEGLIDGAENNELIYSSLNHVEVAPYYSYTKHLMLPDYLIINSDLWNELPEDVKQIFREELEIAVDYEYDIFADAVEAAKQAAVEAGAEFNEVDIETFQRQITPLTEIKITTDVTKDIYNRIRAWRGN, from the coding sequence GTGAAAAAGCTACCTATAATATTGATAATAGCATTAATACTAACATCCTTGAGTGGTTGTGGAAGAAATTTTGCAATAGAGCCAGCGAAATCAACATCTGAACCAACTGAGCCAATTATATTAAAATTAGCATTTAACCAAAACGAAGAACATCCTCAATACATAGCTATGAAAGCTTTTGGTGAGTCTCTATATGAAAAAACAAATGGAAAATATGCATTAGTAATTTTCCCAAACGAACAATTAGGAAGTCAAGAAGAATCAATTGAAATGGTTCAATCAGGAACAATTGCTATGGCATTGGTTGTTGGTAGTTTATTGGAGAGCTTAAATCCTGATTATTCTATATTCGATCTTCCTTACATATTTAAAAGTGCGGAGCATCAAAGAGATATAGTAAATGATCCTGAAATAGTTGGAGAACTATACGAGTCCACAGCTGATAAAGGAATTATTACTCTTGCAGCTTTTCATGCTGGTATAAGAAATGTGTACACAGATGTAGGTCCCATTAGAAGACCTAGAGATTTAAATAATCTTAAACTTCGTGTAATACCATCCGATACAAATTTAAGAGGTATGAGACTAATGGGTGGCACTGGTGTTGGTATGAGTCAAGGAGAAGTATATTCTGCAATCCAAGAAGGCTTAATAGATGGTGCAGAAAATAATGAATTGATTTATTCAAGTTTAAATCATGTAGAAGTTGCACCGTATTATTCATATACTAAACATTTAATGCTTCCTGATTACTTGATTATAAATTCTGATTTGTGGAATGAGTTACCTGAAGATGTTAAACAAATTTTTAGAGAAGAATTAGAAATAGCTGTTGATTATGAATATGATATATTTGCTGATGCTGTAGAAGCTGCTAAACAAGCTGCTGTTGAAGCAGGCGCAGAATTCAATGAAGTTGATATAGAAACTTTCCAAAGACAAATAACACCACTTACTGAAATTAAAATAACAACAGATGTAACGAAGGATATATATAATAGAATTAGAGCATGGAGAGGAAACTAA
- a CDS encoding GNAT family N-acetyltransferase — MEIMIRKFQEEDIPYKVKWINDEENNKFLHYDLPLRKDKTLLWFNSIKDRKDRADYTIILNDEPAGLIGLLNIDNKNRKAEYYITLGTAKYKGKGVATIASDLLIKESFNIYKLNKIYLYTEVENLHAQKLFERIGFIKEGLLKEDLIQEGRKIDRFLYVLFIEEYLNKVN; from the coding sequence ATGGAAATCATGATAAGAAAATTTCAAGAAGAAGATATTCCTTATAAAGTTAAATGGATTAATGATGAAGAAAATAATAAGTTTCTTCATTATGACTTACCACTTAGAAAAGATAAAACATTATTATGGTTTAATTCTATTAAAGATAGAAAAGACAGGGCCGATTATACGATTATTTTAAATGATGAGCCAGCAGGACTTATTGGTCTTCTTAATATAGATAATAAGAACAGAAAAGCCGAATATTATATCACGCTTGGCACTGCAAAATACAAAGGTAAAGGGGTTGCAACTATAGCATCTGATCTGTTGATTAAGGAAAGTTTTAATATTTATAAGCTTAATAAAATTTACCTTTACACAGAAGTAGAAAATTTGCATGCTCAAAAGCTATTTGAAAGAATAGGTTTCATTAAAGAAGGGCTACTAAAAGAAGATCTTATTCAAGAAGGAAGAAAAATTGATAGATTCCTTTATGTATTATTTATTGAAGAATATCTCAATAAGGTGAATTAG
- a CDS encoding DegT/DnrJ/EryC1/StrS family aminotransferase has translation MPKKIYLSSPHMSDEGYEMQYIQQAFDTNWIAPLGANVDGFENELSQKIGSKHAAALSSGTAAIHMALKAIGVEKGDIVFCPTLTFSATANPIIYQDATPVFIDSNYETWNMDPELLEAAFEKYPNVKAILVVHLYGLSADMDKIVEICKKHNVPLIEDAAESLGTTYKGKHTGTFGDYGIFSFNGNKIITTSGGGMLVSDNEERIAKVRFWSTQSRDKARHYQHSEIGYNYRMSNIVAGIGRGQLKVLDQRVAKKKYIFDFYERELGNLEGVEFMPINEWNKPNCWLSCMTVTGRVKPLGIMEALENENIESRPIWKPMHLQPFFAEYDFIGEGISERIFENGVCLPSDTKMTDEEIERICKIIKLLWK, from the coding sequence ATGCCAAAAAAAATATACCTATCATCCCCACATATGTCCGACGAAGGCTACGAAATGCAATACATCCAACAAGCCTTCGACACAAATTGGATAGCACCACTAGGTGCCAACGTAGACGGTTTCGAAAACGAACTATCACAAAAAATAGGCTCAAAACACGCAGCTGCATTGTCATCTGGTACAGCGGCAATCCATATGGCCCTAAAAGCAATAGGCGTTGAAAAAGGTGACATAGTATTTTGTCCGACACTTACTTTTTCAGCAACAGCCAATCCAATTATTTATCAGGATGCTACACCAGTTTTTATAGATAGTAATTATGAAACATGGAATATGGACCCTGAGTTATTAGAAGCTGCTTTTGAAAAATATCCTAACGTTAAAGCTATTTTAGTAGTTCATCTTTACGGCCTTTCAGCTGACATGGATAAAATAGTTGAAATTTGTAAAAAACATAATGTACCACTTATCGAAGATGCAGCAGAAAGTCTAGGTACAACATATAAAGGTAAACATACAGGAACTTTTGGTGACTATGGTATATTTTCATTTAATGGTAATAAAATTATAACTACTTCAGGTGGAGGAATGTTAGTTTCAGATAATGAAGAAAGAATAGCTAAGGTGAGATTTTGGTCTACACAGTCTAGAGACAAAGCTAGACATTATCAACATAGCGAAATTGGTTATAACTATAGAATGAGTAATATTGTAGCTGGAATTGGTAGAGGACAGCTTAAAGTATTAGATCAGAGAGTTGCGAAGAAAAAATATATATTTGACTTTTATGAGAGAGAATTAGGAAATCTTGAAGGTGTAGAATTCATGCCTATTAATGAATGGAATAAACCAAATTGCTGGCTAAGTTGTATGACCGTTACTGGTAGAGTTAAACCACTTGGCATAATGGAAGCTCTTGAGAATGAAAACATTGAATCAAGACCAATTTGGAAACCAATGCATTTGCAGCCATTCTTTGCGGAGTATGATTTCATTGGAGAAGGTATATCTGAAAGGATATTTGAAAATGGTGTATGTTTACCATCTGATACGAAGATGACTGATGAAGAAATTGAGAGGATATGTAAAATAATAAAATTATTATGGAAATAG
- a CDS encoding polysaccharide biosynthesis protein, giving the protein MSRIYKGLYNILNKYRKLILVLIDTCIAIFSYLMPYVVSGIHPVKIEFFKEQFLIFTVIYIGTFLVMGVYKNMWRYAGIEDIYHCLKASVVGNVLFIIVTLLFKIPVRYYVYPVVFPVSSFCTMAIRIVYRAILIIGDKNTKKLSHYTNIMIVGAGQATVAILNEISRNNPNNYLVKCIVDDDNSKVGRTINSIPVISTTDKIPHMVKKYDIEEIILSIPSLDKDSKKRILDICADTKCKLKILPEVYSLLTNDNNFMDKIRDVQVDDLLGRDPISLDCTLTKEYIQGKTVLVTGGGGSIGSELCRQISSYYPKSLIILDIYENNAYDIQQELIRTYGDELNMEVEIASVRDKNKLDKIFASENIDIVFHAAAHKHVPLMEKNPEEAIKNNVIGTYNVVQSAHEYKVDKFVLISTDKAVNPTNVMGATKRIAEMIIQSYNKHSETDFVAVRFGNVLGSNGSVIPLFKEQIKEGGPVTVTHEKITRYFMTIPEAVQLVLRASSMANGGEIFVLDMGDPVKIKDLAYNLIKLSGLEPEVDIEIEYTGLRPGEKLYEELLISQDKNQIKTNLDKIFIERPTEFDENELFELIKQLEQAAHNADIESILTLIEKLVPTYKRTTNVQHECL; this is encoded by the coding sequence ATGTCAAGAATATATAAAGGTTTATATAATATATTAAATAAATATCGTAAATTAATACTAGTGCTTATAGATACGTGTATAGCTATATTTTCATATTTGATGCCCTATGTTGTAAGTGGTATACATCCAGTTAAAATAGAATTCTTTAAGGAACAATTTCTTATTTTTACAGTGATTTATATTGGAACATTTTTAGTTATGGGTGTTTACAAAAACATGTGGCGTTATGCTGGCATTGAAGATATATATCATTGCTTAAAAGCATCAGTTGTAGGTAATGTACTGTTTATTATAGTAACACTACTATTTAAAATACCAGTTAGATATTATGTATATCCTGTTGTATTTCCTGTGTCAAGTTTTTGTACTATGGCAATTAGAATAGTTTATAGAGCTATACTAATAATCGGAGATAAAAACACTAAAAAACTCAGTCATTATACTAATATTATGATAGTCGGTGCAGGACAGGCAACAGTAGCCATATTAAATGAAATAAGTAGAAATAATCCTAACAATTATTTAGTGAAGTGTATAGTAGATGATGATAATAGCAAGGTAGGTAGAACTATTAATTCAATACCAGTTATATCAACTACAGATAAAATACCTCATATGGTTAAAAAATATGATATAGAAGAAATCATACTTTCGATACCATCTTTAGATAAAGATAGTAAAAAACGAATATTAGATATATGTGCAGATACTAAGTGTAAACTCAAAATTTTACCTGAGGTATATAGTTTACTAACAAATGATAATAACTTCATGGATAAAATTAGAGATGTTCAAGTAGATGACCTCCTTGGCAGGGACCCAATATCTCTTGACTGTACATTGACTAAAGAGTATATTCAAGGTAAAACAGTACTTGTAACAGGTGGTGGAGGCTCTATTGGTTCTGAATTGTGCAGACAAATATCTTCATATTATCCAAAATCACTAATCATACTAGATATATATGAGAACAATGCTTATGATATACAACAAGAATTAATACGAACTTATGGCGATGAATTGAATATGGAAGTAGAAATAGCTTCCGTAAGAGATAAAAATAAATTAGATAAAATCTTCGCATCAGAAAATATAGATATAGTATTTCATGCAGCGGCACATAAACATGTTCCTCTAATGGAAAAAAATCCAGAAGAAGCAATTAAAAACAATGTCATTGGAACATACAATGTGGTACAATCAGCACATGAATATAAAGTAGATAAATTCGTTCTTATTTCAACTGACAAAGCTGTTAATCCAACAAATGTTATGGGAGCAACAAAAAGAATAGCAGAAATGATTATACAGTCGTACAACAAACATAGCGAAACAGATTTTGTAGCAGTTAGATTCGGCAATGTTTTAGGTAGCAATGGCTCAGTAATTCCATTATTCAAGGAGCAAATAAAAGAAGGTGGACCTGTTACAGTAACTCATGAAAAAATAACAAGATATTTCATGACTATACCTGAAGCAGTTCAATTAGTCCTTAGAGCTTCATCAATGGCTAACGGTGGAGAAATATTTGTACTAGATATGGGAGACCCAGTTAAAATAAAAGACTTAGCATATAATTTAATCAAACTTTCTGGTTTAGAGCCAGAAGTAGATATTGAGATAGAATATACAGGTCTCAGACCTGGAGAAAAACTTTACGAAGAATTATTAATAAGCCAAGATAAAAATCAAATTAAAACAAATTTGGATAAAATATTCATAGAAAGACCTACAGAATTCGATGAAAATGAACTATTTGAACTAATAAAACAACTAGAACAAGCAGCACACAACGCAGACATCGAATCAATACTAACACTAATAGAAAAACTAGTACCAACATACAAAAGAACAACAAACGTACAGCACGAATGCCTGTAA
- a CDS encoding sugar transferase — MDDVILRNVNLFIKRLIDFFGSLIGAIIILPILIIIALFIKLTSKGPVFFKQERLGKNGKKFKILKFRTMVVNAEKIGDGLFVKTEQDNRITKIGKILRATSLDELPQLWNVIVGDMSLVGPRPPVPHHPYKYDDYTELQRKRFEMKPGMTGLTQVTVRNSVTWEERIPVDVKYVETFNVWVDIKILIKTIQKIFVREDIYTHPEQKDSKSTYMS, encoded by the coding sequence ATGGATGATGTTATTTTGAGAAATGTAAATTTATTTATAAAAAGGTTGATAGACTTCTTTGGAAGTTTAATTGGCGCAATTATCATATTACCAATCCTTATAATAATTGCATTATTTATTAAGTTAACATCTAAGGGTCCTGTTTTTTTTAAACAAGAACGCTTAGGGAAAAATGGTAAAAAATTTAAGATACTTAAGTTTAGAACAATGGTTGTGAATGCTGAGAAGATTGGTGATGGATTATTCGTTAAGACCGAGCAGGACAATCGAATCACTAAAATTGGGAAAATATTAAGAGCAACTAGTTTAGACGAGCTTCCTCAACTCTGGAATGTAATAGTTGGTGATATGAGCTTGGTAGGACCGAGACCACCAGTACCACACCACCCATATAAGTATGATGATTACACAGAGCTCCAGAGAAAGCGATTTGAGATGAAGCCTGGTATGACAGGATTAACACAAGTAACGGTAAGAAATTCTGTTACATGGGAAGAAAGGATTCCTGTTGATGTTAAGTATGTAGAAACATTTAACGTTTGGGTTGATATTAAAATACTTATTAAGACAATACAGAAAATATTTGTTAGAGAGGATATATATACACATCCTGAACAAAAAGATTCAAAGTCTACTTACATGAGTTGA
- a CDS encoding glycosyltransferase family 4 protein, whose amino-acid sequence MKKKIWIMNHYATNMYFNEGGRHYWFAENLIKRGYGPTLFCANTRHNSKNVIELDKRKYIVKNICKIPFVFVKTSMYTGNGKSRLWNIIEFFINLSPVAKEYAKLYGEPDIIIASSVHPLTLVAGIQIAKKYNIPCICEVRDLWPLSLVEMGRIKNEQIVTKILYKLEHWIYKKADSVIFTMEGGKDYILDKGWNNEIDLSKIYNINNGVDFDKFKERQKYKTIEDTDLDDDSTFKVIYTGSIRAFNNINYLVDVARLINKEESYKNIKFIIYGDGDDRKNLEEICKKENLNNIVFKGSISKEYIPYILGKSNLNMLIYRKDLEVFKYGGSQNKLFEYFASGKPIISNIKINYDLIEKYNCGETIYDGDAIKIKNCILKFYNMSKQEYDFYCNNSIKAARDYDFKALTNKLEKVIENTMEGRKRWR is encoded by the coding sequence ATGAAAAAAAAAATTTGGATAATGAATCATTATGCCACAAATATGTATTTCAATGAAGGCGGAAGGCACTATTGGTTTGCTGAGAATTTGATTAAACGGGGGTATGGGCCAACTCTATTTTGCGCAAATACAAGACATAACAGTAAAAATGTTATCGAATTAGATAAAAGAAAATATATTGTAAAAAATATTTGTAAAATCCCATTTGTTTTTGTAAAAACTTCAATGTATACAGGAAATGGCAAAAGCAGATTATGGAATATTATAGAATTCTTTATTAATTTATCTCCAGTAGCTAAAGAATATGCAAAACTATATGGTGAACCTGACATTATTATTGCTTCTTCTGTTCACCCACTAACTCTAGTTGCAGGGATACAAATTGCCAAAAAATATAACATTCCTTGTATTTGTGAGGTAAGAGATTTATGGCCATTATCTTTAGTTGAGATGGGTAGAATTAAAAATGAACAAATAGTAACTAAAATTTTATATAAGTTGGAGCATTGGATTTATAAAAAAGCAGATAGTGTAATTTTCACAATGGAAGGTGGAAAAGATTACATATTAGATAAAGGCTGGAATAATGAAATTGATTTATCAAAAATATATAATATTAATAATGGTGTTGATTTTGATAAATTTAAAGAACGACAAAAATATAAAACTATAGAAGATACTGACTTAGATGATGATTCTACGTTTAAAGTAATTTACACTGGATCAATTAGAGCATTTAATAATATTAATTATTTAGTGGATGTTGCAAGACTCATTAATAAAGAAGAAAGTTATAAAAATATAAAATTTATTATATATGGTGATGGAGATGATAGGAAAAATTTAGAGGAAATTTGTAAAAAAGAAAATTTAAATAATATTGTATTCAAAGGATCTATAAGCAAGGAATATATTCCTTATATATTAGGCAAATCTAATCTTAATATGTTGATATACAGGAAAGATTTAGAAGTGTTTAAATATGGTGGAAGCCAGAATAAGTTATTTGAGTATTTTGCCTCAGGAAAGCCTATTATTTCTAATATTAAAATTAACTATGATTTGATTGAAAAATACAATTGTGGTGAAACGATATACGATGGAGATGCCATAAAAATAAAAAACTGCATATTAAAGTTTTATAACATGTCAAAACAAGAATATGATTTTTACTGTAATAATTCTATTAAAGCAGCTCGAGATTATGATTTTAAAGCTTTAACAAATAAGTTGGAAAAAGTAATAGAAAATACAATGGAAGGTAGAAAAAGATGGAGATAG
- a CDS encoding O-antigen ligase family protein, with protein MKSKKEKRTKEPITIDYENKKLSTIYFLPLLLLVGFVPLIVYAKLIDLSGTTQALYWTGQQQYLDFFSYWKSRWVIVLTAIALLTYIILYKQKKLPFKNLKQYYIPLGIYALFVIVSTIFAIDTQTALWGFVDMYQGMFVLLSYVTITFLTINFVNNERDVNLFVKAFLFLMIAEGILGISQYFGFDILQTGFGNKLILPGYLVVEDLSFSFGPKTIYGTLFNTNFVGSFATLMLPLSISFLLGSKTEKQRIISGLAVVLMIFTWIGCNSRAGYLGVAVSAVFALWLFRKVIFKNWKVSVGLVGVIIVLLIGLNSFSGGALVNRLKTFNVAEQIENIKAQNEKALKFEDITLGKDSFSIKTNLETLNFKLDNDKLYFLDESNNELEISQKRNEIKINDNRYRYYKITIPENYPGVTVAINWHTINFYISEDGVKVLGSGGRLTEPVIAEEFEPLDGLEGFMSGRGYIWSRTIPMFSRYFVKGSGSDNYPMAFPQDDFVAKLNTSYNTNANLVVDKPHNMYLQIAINTGVVSLIALLAVWILYIINSLKLYSKVTFDSLEKFIGASCFVSVIGYLIAGIFNDHIVSVSPLFWIILGIGISINMRLHKKIVQNEN; from the coding sequence GTGAAATCCAAAAAAGAAAAAAGAACAAAAGAACCTATAACTATAGATTATGAAAATAAAAAACTATCTACAATTTATTTTTTGCCACTATTATTATTAGTAGGATTTGTACCATTAATAGTCTACGCTAAACTTATAGACCTCTCAGGTACAACTCAAGCTTTATATTGGACAGGCCAACAGCAGTATTTAGATTTCTTCAGTTATTGGAAATCACGTTGGGTAATAGTCCTAACAGCAATAGCCCTTTTAACTTATATTATACTATATAAACAAAAGAAATTACCCTTCAAAAATTTGAAGCAATATTACATTCCACTAGGAATTTACGCACTATTTGTTATTGTTTCAACTATATTTGCAATAGATACTCAAACAGCTCTATGGGGCTTTGTAGATATGTATCAAGGTATGTTTGTATTACTCAGTTACGTGACCATCACATTCCTAACTATTAACTTTGTAAATAATGAAAGGGATGTGAATTTGTTTGTCAAAGCATTTTTATTCCTTATGATAGCAGAAGGAATATTAGGTATATCTCAATACTTTGGGTTTGACATCTTACAGACAGGATTTGGCAATAAACTTATATTGCCAGGTTATTTAGTAGTTGAAGATTTGTCATTCTCATTTGGACCAAAGACAATATATGGTACGCTGTTCAATACAAACTTTGTAGGTAGCTTTGCTACACTAATGTTGCCGCTATCAATATCTTTTTTACTAGGCTCAAAGACCGAAAAACAAAGAATAATATCTGGACTAGCTGTAGTACTGATGATATTCACATGGATTGGTTGTAATTCCAGAGCAGGATATCTAGGAGTTGCAGTATCAGCTGTATTTGCACTATGGTTGTTTAGAAAAGTAATTTTTAAAAATTGGAAAGTTTCAGTTGGTTTAGTTGGAGTAATCATTGTACTTTTAATAGGATTAAATAGCTTTTCAGGTGGAGCGTTGGTTAATAGATTGAAGACGTTTAATGTTGCGGAACAAATAGAAAATATAAAGGCTCAAAATGAGAAAGCTTTAAAATTTGAAGATATTACTTTAGGTAAAGATTCATTTTCTATAAAAACAAACTTAGAAACGTTGAATTTTAAATTAGATAATGATAAATTGTATTTTTTAGATGAAAGTAACAATGAATTAGAAATATCACAAAAAAGAAATGAAATAAAAATTAATGACAATAGGTACAGATACTATAAAATCACAATTCCTGAAAATTACCCTGGTGTTACAGTTGCAATAAACTGGCATACAATAAATTTCTATATTTCAGAAGATGGAGTCAAAGTATTAGGTAGTGGAGGAAGATTAACAGAACCGGTTATAGCAGAAGAATTTGAACCATTAGATGGTTTGGAAGGATTTATGTCTGGAAGAGGATATATTTGGAGTCGTACAATTCCAATGTTTTCACGTTACTTTGTAAAGGGATCTGGCTCAGATAACTATCCAATGGCTTTTCCTCAAGATGATTTTGTTGCAAAATTAAATACAAGTTATAACACTAATGCTAATTTAGTTGTAGATAAACCACATAATATGTATCTGCAAATAGCAATAAATACTGGTGTAGTTTCGCTAATTGCATTACTAGCAGTATGGATACTATATATTATTAATAGCTTAAAATTGTATAGCAAAGTTACTTTTGATTCATTAGAGAAATTTATAGGAGCATCATGTTTCGTTAGTGTAATAGGATACTTAATAGCAGGTATATTCAATGACCATATTGTATCAGTATCTCCTTTGTTTTGGATAATATTAGGAATTGGAATAAGTATAAATATGAGATTGCATAAGAAAATAGTTCAAAATGAAAATTAA
- a CDS encoding ATP-grasp domain-containing protein gives MTNSMNILILSCGTRNKIVQYFKKELNGRGQVIATDCSELAPALYDADKHFIVPRMDDEGYLNIILSICKENSIKAVLSLIDPELSLLAENKEKFYEIGTIPIISDYDIVEMCFDKYRFYEFVARNGFKTIRSYVNKIDFYRDVEAGVINYPVFVKPVRGSASINISKVATEEEIDILFDKYDNLMIQEFMDGIEYGADVYIDIISEEPVAIFIKEKIKMRAGETDKSVSIKEKKLFELIKKFVKKARFRGIIDIDIFKVNGEYYISEVNPRFGGGYPHAYECGVNVLRMIINNLDGIINQDVVGHYKQDVYMMKFNEVKILRK, from the coding sequence ATGACTAATTCAATGAACATATTGATTTTAAGTTGTGGTACAAGAAATAAAATTGTGCAATATTTTAAGAAAGAATTAAATGGTAGAGGTCAGGTTATAGCAACTGATTGTAGTGAACTTGCTCCTGCACTATATGATGCAGACAAACATTTTATCGTTCCAAGAATGGATGATGAAGGATATCTGAATATTATTTTATCTATATGCAAAGAAAATAGTATTAAAGCAGTGTTATCTCTTATTGATCCTGAACTTAGCTTGTTGGCAGAAAACAAAGAAAAGTTTTATGAAATTGGAACAATTCCTATCATATCAGACTATGACATTGTTGAAATGTGCTTTGATAAATATAGGTTTTATGAATTCGTAGCTAGAAATGGATTTAAGACTATTAGAAGTTATGTAAATAAGATAGATTTCTACAGAGATGTGGAAGCAGGAGTAATTAATTATCCTGTTTTTGTTAAGCCTGTAAGAGGTAGCGCAAGCATTAATATCAGCAAAGTAGCAACTGAAGAAGAAATCGACATTCTTTTCGATAAATATGATAACTTGATGATTCAGGAGTTTATGGATGGCATAGAGTACGGTGCTGACGTTTATATCGATATTATTTCAGAAGAGCCAGTTGCAATTTTTATAAAAGAGAAGATAAAGATGAGAGCTGGAGAGACTGATAAGTCAGTGTCTATAAAGGAAAAAAAACTATTTGAATTGATAAAGAAATTTGTTAAGAAAGCTAGATTTAGAGGAATTATTGATATAGATATTTTTAAAGTTAATGGTGAATACTATATTTCAGAAGTTAATCCACGATTTGGTGGAGGGTATCCACATGCATATGAGTGTGGTGTAAATGTACTTAGAATGATCATTAATAACCTTGATGGAATAATAAATCAAGATGTGGTAGGTCATTACAAACAAGATGTTTATATGATGAAGTTTAATGAAGTAAAGATATTAAGAAAGTAG